Proteins encoded in a region of the Methanobrevibacter millerae genome:
- a CDS encoding DHH family phosphoesterase — MEIPTLMSEQYRQARELIENSSSIKVYSHIDCDGICSGAILSTILDRQKKPHDIDFVNLDVLDDIELDHELTIFSDLGSGQHIDTKATENNNILILDHHPPLRDLDYKDKKDFTYLEINPIHHGIDGSYYVCGGGLCYFLAKEFGYTDLSWIGVLSAIGDMQNTHSGHFEGLNEIIQEDAINEGYLDLIQNDLNIYGRNTRELFIALSYFSDVKLPITNNQNESKALLDELGIDSTLHRVMPEEAEVLEKIGILCEAGKDYTLTRQDRAMLNKELDSIKAAQTLPPYLSKDEFMILFQTQRRIKRKTLSDLTNEEKGKLYNALNRMIINEVPPKYYEHIQKILIGDSYTFLLEDPASFLRDGAEFSTAMNACGRNHEEKIAMEVLKGNRDWALVELEEISRKHRYNLATSMEKVANGDKIIELENLQYFDGTGIKPEIVGTITGMILGYCNWRKPIIGFTQIEDSDGLKVSLRCSRFLSYDGIHFGNIIREVSSQVGGSGGGHAMACGAYIPISKKDEFIQKFNISLNGKISM, encoded by the coding sequence CTACTTTAATGTCTGAGCAGTATCGCCAAGCAAGGGAATTAATCGAAAATTCATCCAGCATCAAGGTCTATTCACATATCGACTGTGACGGAATATGTTCAGGCGCAATCCTTTCAACCATCCTGGACAGACAAAAAAAACCCCATGACATTGATTTCGTAAATCTTGATGTGCTTGATGATATCGAGCTTGATCATGAACTTACAATATTTTCTGATTTGGGTTCAGGCCAGCACATCGACACCAAAGCGACTGAGAACAACAACATTCTAATTCTAGACCATCACCCGCCATTAAGGGATTTGGACTATAAGGACAAAAAGGACTTCACATACCTTGAAATAAATCCAATCCACCATGGAATCGACGGGTCATATTATGTCTGCGGAGGAGGCCTGTGCTATTTTCTTGCAAAGGAATTCGGATATACAGACCTGAGCTGGATAGGCGTTTTATCTGCAATCGGAGATATGCAAAATACTCACAGTGGACATTTTGAGGGACTGAACGAAATCATTCAAGAAGATGCCATAAATGAAGGATATCTCGACTTGATTCAAAATGATTTGAACATATATGGAAGAAATACCCGTGAGCTTTTTATTGCACTGTCATATTTCAGTGATGTCAAATTACCTATAACAAACAATCAGAATGAATCCAAGGCTCTTTTAGATGAACTGGGAATCGATTCAACACTTCACAGAGTCATGCCCGAAGAGGCGGAAGTGCTTGAAAAAATCGGAATCCTATGCGAAGCCGGAAAGGACTATACACTGACAAGGCAGGACAGGGCAATGCTAAACAAGGAGCTTGACTCAATCAAGGCTGCTCAAACCCTTCCGCCATACCTGTCCAAAGACGAATTCATGATACTTTTCCAAACCCAAAGAAGAATCAAAAGAAAAACATTGTCAGATTTGACAAACGAAGAAAAAGGAAAACTCTACAATGCACTTAACAGGATGATAATCAATGAGGTTCCGCCAAAATACTATGAGCATATTCAAAAGATACTTATTGGAGACTCATACACTTTCCTTCTTGAAGATCCTGCAAGCTTTTTAAGGGATGGTGCTGAATTTTCAACCGCAATGAACGCTTGCGGTAGAAACCATGAAGAAAAAATTGCTATGGAAGTCCTTAAGGGAAACAGGGACTGGGCACTTGTCGAACTTGAAGAAATCAGCAGAAAACACAGATATAATCTTGCCACATCAATGGAAAAGGTGGCAAACGGAGATAAGATAATTGAACTTGAAAATTTGCAGTACTTTGACGGTACAGGAATCAAACCGGAAATTGTCGGTACAATTACAGGCATGATATTGGGATACTGCAACTGGAGAAAGCCTATAATCGGATTTACACAGATTGAAGATTCTGACGGCCTTAAGGTATCACTTCGATGTTCACGCTTCCTGTCATATGACGGAATCCATTTTGGAAATATTATACGCGAAGTATCATCACAAGTCGGCGGCAGTGGCGGAGGACATGCAATGGCATGTGGTGCATACATTCCCATTTCAAAAAAAGACGAATTTATACAAAAGTTTAATATATCATTAAATGGAAAAATATCAATGTAA
- a CDS encoding winged helix-turn-helix transcriptional regulator, with protein sequence MKAFKKRGALTHFQILSEISKQDPHLKQKDLAQKLGITIQAVSENIKTLIELGYITSKDGRSPYKITQKGIDKVKRDAISLRKYSDSVLETMNHYKTIWPAIAGEDLKKDQIVGLYMKDGILYAHHKEENATGIVLEDTEKDSDVALTNLTGLIDMTVGEATVINLPTIKEGGTNVADMNLIKDVYENGTKSGAKIDKIAVAGTISRVVANKLDLNVDIEFAAPQATANAARKGLNVLALCVGDMTKSFVRELESEKIKYNIIDGRK encoded by the coding sequence TTGAAAGCTTTTAAGAAAAGAGGTGCACTAACTCACTTCCAAATTCTAAGTGAAATATCTAAACAGGACCCACACCTTAAACAAAAGGATTTGGCTCAAAAATTAGGTATTACAATCCAGGCTGTTTCAGAAAACATTAAAACTTTAATAGAGTTAGGATACATTACCTCAAAAGACGGTAGATCACCTTATAAGATAACCCAAAAAGGTATCGATAAGGTTAAAAGAGATGCAATCAGTTTAAGAAAATATTCAGATTCCGTTTTGGAAACCATGAACCATTACAAAACAATCTGGCCAGCTATTGCAGGTGAAGACTTGAAAAAAGACCAAATTGTAGGTCTTTACATGAAAGACGGTATTTTATATGCCCATCACAAAGAGGAAAATGCAACAGGTATTGTTCTTGAAGATACCGAAAAAGATTCAGATGTGGCATTGACCAATCTGACAGGCCTTATTGACATGACTGTCGGAGAGGCAACAGTAATCAATCTTCCGACAATCAAGGAAGGCGGAACTAATGTTGCTGACATGAACCTGATTAAGGATGTTTATGAAAACGGTACTAAAAGCGGTGCAAAAATAGACAAGATTGCCGTTGCAGGTACTATTTCAAGAGTTGTTGCAAACAAACTTGATTTGAATGTGGACATTGAATTTGCTGCTCCCCAGGCAACTGCAAATGCTGCACGCAAAGGCTTGAATGTATTGGCATTATGCGTCGGAGACATGACAAAATCATTTGTCCGCGAACTTGAATCCGAAAAAATCAAATACAATATAATTGATGGAAGAAAATAA
- a CDS encoding DEAD/DEAH box helicase, which yields MNFNDLKINDDIKSAVGKMGFEKLTPIQKKAIPEALAGKDIIGQAQTGSGKTFAFAIPILNKIFTPDKSPQAIILCPTRELCIQVAEEFKKLSWDMDKVKILAVYGGQAIGRQIRVLNKGVHVVVGTPGRVIDHIERGTLDLIGVETVVLDEADEMLDMGFRDDIELILRHTPKQRQTLLFSATMRDEIKKITKLYQNNPKFIKISDSRKTIPKIKQFSFKSDDRDKIDDLCKIIEYYDFNLWLIFCNTRRRVDFVYRNLKRNGFKVDSIHGDMTQKVRDKVMNKFRNGNISILVASDIAARGIDVTEIDVVVNYDIPQNPEDYIHRIGRTARAGESGYAFNIVAPYESHDLVKIRKKFNLNIKSKKVPSRDEIERIKNKEVLDDVRVLIENNDLENYVNVITSSKMDATEIAAALLKMIREK from the coding sequence ATGAATTTCAATGATTTAAAAATAAATGATGACATTAAAAGTGCTGTCGGTAAAATGGGGTTTGAAAAGTTAACTCCAATTCAAAAAAAAGCAATTCCTGAAGCATTAGCAGGAAAAGACATTATCGGTCAGGCACAAACAGGTTCCGGCAAGACTTTTGCCTTTGCTATACCAATACTGAACAAGATTTTTACTCCGGACAAGTCACCTCAGGCCATTATACTCTGTCCTACACGTGAACTGTGCATCCAGGTTGCAGAAGAGTTTAAGAAATTGTCCTGGGATATGGATAAGGTAAAGATATTGGCGGTTTATGGTGGTCAGGCTATCGGAAGGCAGATTCGCGTATTGAACAAGGGAGTTCATGTTGTTGTTGGAACTCCTGGCCGTGTTATTGACCATATTGAAAGGGGAACTCTTGATTTGATTGGTGTTGAAACAGTTGTTCTGGATGAAGCTGATGAAATGTTGGACATGGGATTTAGGGATGACATTGAACTGATTTTAAGGCACACTCCAAAGCAAAGACAGACTTTACTCTTTTCTGCAACAATGAGGGATGAAATCAAAAAAATCACCAAGCTGTATCAGAATAATCCGAAATTTATAAAAATTTCAGATTCAAGAAAAACGATTCCTAAAATAAAGCAGTTCTCTTTTAAAAGTGATGACCGGGATAAAATTGATGATTTATGTAAGATTATTGAATATTATGACTTTAATCTCTGGCTGATATTCTGCAATACTCGCCGCAGGGTGGATTTTGTTTATCGAAATCTTAAAAGAAACGGCTTTAAGGTAGACAGCATTCATGGTGACATGACCCAAAAAGTCAGGGATAAGGTAATGAACAAGTTTCGAAACGGCAACATATCGATTCTTGTAGCAAGCGACATTGCAGCCCGTGGAATTGACGTAACTGAAATTGATGTTGTCGTCAATTATGACATTCCTCAAAATCCTGAAGATTACATTCACAGAATCGGACGAACAGCCCGTGCAGGTGAATCCGGATATGCGTTCAATATTGTGGCTCCGTATGAATCACATGACTTGGTTAAAATCAGAAAAAAATTCAATTTAAATATTAAAAGCAAGAAAGTTCCAAGCCGTGATGAAATCGAGAGAATAAAAAATAAAGAAGTTTTGGATGATGTTCGTGTATTGATTGAAAATAATGATTTGGAAAATTACGTTAATGTCATAACATCTTCCAAAATGGATGCTACTGAAATTGCCGCAGCATTGTTAAAAATGATTAGGGAAAAATAA
- the cas4 gene encoding CRISPR-associated protein Cas4, whose product MKNKFIKYKEYSFKKHPSIESIQIINGKNNFPISWLNQQGYCEYQIYLQYMKGIKTQPTRAMLKGTDVHSQLEEEFLKDAEEATFNEVLESSKKEATISRECFVISADYGIRGFIDEIWMTPTEIVIIDDKPGSRAFPSTINQVRAYCLAFKKMSGDERQIKGALRQRGTDNIFWSEDFDANVEKQIKFTIDRMHSLFDGQKPFIATKNPNKCKSCRYQSYCEECKL is encoded by the coding sequence ATGAAAAATAAATTCATTAAATACAAGGAATACTCATTTAAAAAGCATCCTTCAATAGAAAGTATACAAATAATTAACGGTAAAAATAATTTCCCCATTAGCTGGTTAAATCAGCAGGGTTATTGTGAATACCAGATATATCTCCAGTACATGAAAGGCATAAAAACACAACCTACACGGGCAATGCTGAAGGGAACAGATGTGCACAGCCAGCTAGAAGAGGAATTTCTCAAGGATGCAGAAGAGGCAACATTCAACGAAGTGCTTGAATCATCAAAAAAGGAAGCTACAATATCCAGAGAATGCTTTGTTATTTCAGCCGATTACGGTATAAGAGGTTTCATTGATGAAATATGGATGACACCAACAGAAATAGTAATCATAGATGACAAGCCAGGTTCCAGAGCGTTCCCATCAACAATAAATCAGGTCAGGGCATACTGCCTCGCATTCAAAAAAATGAGCGGTGATGAAAGACAAATCAAGGGAGCACTGAGACAGCGCGGAACAGACAACATCTTTTGGAGTGAAGATTTTGATGCAAACGTTGAAAAGCAAATCAAATTCACAATAGATAGAATGCACTCACTTTTTGATGGTCAAAAACCATTCATCGCAACAAAAAATCCCAACAAATGCAAATCCTGCAGGTATCAAAGCTACTGTGAAGAGTGCAAATTATAG
- a CDS encoding RDD family protein: protein MASVFTRRVLAYIIDFFVVSAFMWIVSFLLSVFINPYGQFQVYMYFPYVVPVLIILYFVLLEKTKGATVGKALMYLRVISRNGYPISTVQAIVRNLTKIFWFPIIFDWALGKLFRRDDRIFSDFTKTIVVNEIE, encoded by the coding sequence ATGGCTAGTGTATTTACAAGAAGGGTACTTGCATATATTATAGATTTTTTTGTAGTTTCTGCATTCATGTGGATTGTTTCATTTCTGTTGTCAGTTTTCATTAATCCGTATGGTCAGTTCCAGGTCTATATGTACTTCCCATATGTTGTTCCAGTATTAATAATACTTTATTTTGTTTTATTGGAAAAGACCAAAGGGGCAACTGTTGGCAAGGCCTTAATGTATTTGCGTGTTATTTCAAGAAACGGTTATCCTATTTCCACAGTTCAGGCTATTGTGCGTAATTTAACAAAAATTTTCTGGTTCCCTATTATCTTTGATTGGGCTTTAGGAAAATTGTTCAGACGTGATGATAGGATTTTCAGTGATTTTACAAAAACAATTGTTGTCAATGAAATAGAATAA
- the hypE gene encoding hydrogenase expression/formation protein HypE, with the protein MSDDKINMNHGAGGEVMANLIASTILDNISKKSVNGGISLDALDDGASIPLGDYEIVMTTDGHTIDPLFFPGGDIGRISAAGTINDVSVMGAKPLAISNAIIMQEGFPIEDLDKIMKSLNETCEEVDVAVITGDTKVMPQDKLDGIVMVTTGIGIAKKGEVVRDSGLQVGDKIIVTGSLGDHGMSLMSFREGFGFDTDLKSDVAPMWNIIKKALDVGGVTAMKDPTRGGFANAINEMASKSGNGIVLEQDAIPIREEVHAVSEMLGIDPFEVANEGKVVMGVKADKAEAVLEAIKGEKYGENAAIIGEVVDGDYVIVNTPIGGERILEAPIADPVPRVC; encoded by the coding sequence ATGTCAGATGATAAAATTAATATGAATCATGGTGCTGGTGGAGAAGTGATGGCTAACTTAATCGCATCCACAATCCTAGACAATATATCCAAAAAAAGTGTTAATGGTGGTATTAGTTTAGATGCTTTGGATGATGGTGCATCAATACCATTAGGCGATTATGAAATTGTTATGACAACAGACGGTCATACTATAGACCCATTGTTTTTCCCTGGTGGAGATATTGGTAGAATTTCAGCTGCAGGAACAATAAATGATGTTTCTGTAATGGGTGCAAAACCTTTAGCTATTTCAAATGCAATTATCATGCAGGAAGGTTTTCCTATAGAAGACTTGGATAAGATTATGAAATCTTTAAATGAAACCTGTGAAGAGGTTGATGTTGCTGTAATTACAGGAGATACTAAAGTCATGCCTCAGGACAAGCTTGACGGTATTGTAATGGTCACAACAGGTATTGGAATAGCCAAAAAAGGTGAGGTTGTACGTGACAGCGGTCTTCAGGTTGGAGATAAAATCATTGTCACAGGCAGCTTGGGGGATCACGGTATGAGTTTGATGTCTTTTAGGGAAGGCTTTGGATTCGACACTGATTTAAAATCAGATGTTGCTCCAATGTGGAATATTATCAAAAAAGCATTGGATGTCGGTGGCGTTACTGCAATGAAAGATCCTACCCGTGGTGGTTTTGCTAATGCAATTAATGAAATGGCTTCCAAATCCGGTAATGGTATTGTTTTAGAACAGGATGCGATTCCAATAAGGGAAGAGGTTCATGCAGTTTCAGAAATGCTTGGTATTGATCCATTTGAAGTTGCAAATGAAGGTAAGGTTGTAATGGGTGTTAAAGCAGATAAGGCGGAAGCTGTCCTTGAAGCCATTAAAGGCGAGAAATATGGTGAAAATGCTGCCATTATTGGTGAAGTTGTAGATGGTGATTATGTCATTGTCAACACGCCGATTGGTGGAGAACGTATTTTGGAAGCTCCTATAGCTGATCCTGTTCCTAGAGTTTGCTGA
- a CDS encoding 30S ribosomal protein S8e, translating into MAISQGKSTRSPSGARNVANRGKRKSELGRDPAETRVDEKRLRKIRTRGGNEKLRLATTNKINLTDVKSGKTQVTDILGVIENDANPNYVRRNIITKGAVVETPEGNAKVTSRPGQDGVVNGILI; encoded by the coding sequence ATGGCAATTTCTCAAGGAAAATCAACTAGAAGTCCATCTGGTGCAAGAAATGTTGCAAACCGTGGAAAAAGGAAATCAGAATTAGGAAGAGATCCTGCTGAAACTAGAGTAGATGAAAAAAGATTAAGAAAAATCCGTACTCGTGGCGGAAATGAAAAACTCAGATTAGCTACTACTAATAAAATTAATTTAACTGATGTTAAATCCGGTAAAACCCAAGTTACTGATATTTTAGGAGTAATTGAAAACGACGCAAACCCTAACTATGTAAGAAGGAACATTATTACTAAAGGTGCAGTTGTAGAAACTCCTGAAGGTAATGCAAAAGTAACATCCAGACCTGGTCAGGATGGCGTTGTTAACGGAATTTTAATCTAA
- a CDS encoding DNA polymerase domain-containing protein encodes MMEETAEQLQLENEIKTQAQVFLKDFNAELPESMELEYEGFYRRGFFVTKKRYAVIEDGEIIAKGLELVRRDWAPIVKETQEAVLMALLKEGDSKKAISEVKKVLKRIKKGDVENKELIIHTQINKPLGEYKQVGPHVVAAQIIEDHGIKVTRGTIIQYIIKKGKGSISQRAVPYEYSEGITYDKDYYINNQVIPAVGRIMEPLGYTKQDLQDLAVGEKQQSLDAFF; translated from the coding sequence ATGATGGAAGAAACAGCCGAACAACTACAATTAGAAAATGAAATTAAAACTCAGGCCCAGGTCTTTTTAAAGGATTTCAATGCAGAACTGCCTGAAAGCATGGAACTTGAGTACGAAGGATTCTACAGAAGAGGATTCTTTGTAACCAAAAAAAGATATGCGGTCATTGAAGATGGAGAAATAATAGCTAAAGGCCTTGAATTGGTAAGAAGAGACTGGGCACCGATAGTCAAGGAAACACAGGAAGCTGTTTTGATGGCTCTGTTAAAAGAAGGAGATTCAAAAAAGGCCATTTCAGAAGTTAAAAAAGTATTGAAAAGAATAAAAAAGGGCGATGTTGAAAACAAAGAGCTGATAATACACACACAAATCAACAAGCCTTTGGGAGAATACAAACAGGTAGGCCCACATGTAGTTGCAGCCCAGATTATAGAAGACCACGGAATAAAAGTAACCCGCGGAACAATCATCCAATATATAATAAAAAAAGGAAAGGGTTCAATAAGCCAGCGCGCAGTACCTTATGAGTACAGCGAAGGCATTACATATGATAAAGATTACTACATCAACAATCAAGTCATTCCTGCAGTAGGACGGATAATGGAACCTCTGGGATATACAAAACAGGATTTGCAAGACCTGGCCGTTGGTGAAAAACAGCAAAGTCTTGACGCTTTCTTCTAG
- a CDS encoding TIGR02253 family HAD-type hydrolase, producing the protein MGRNIEDDRVVFFDVDDTLLDTSAFAQTARKAAIELMVDNGLPLDKDEAYGVLKTIIREKGSNYGRHFNVLTQVVLGHEDPMLVALGMITYHNVKMALLRPFAETIDTLIYLKSQGYRLAVISNGITIKQWEKLVRLNVYSFFDEVITSEEVGKKKPDRLIYDVALRKMKGDPEKSVMIGNKFREDALGAVNAGMSAILVNSDVTEDDREYIKKEQLDITVIENIGDVNTIL; encoded by the coding sequence ATGGGAAGAAATATTGAAGACGATCGTGTAGTATTTTTCGATGTTGATGATACATTGCTGGATACTTCCGCTTTCGCACAAACTGCAAGAAAAGCAGCTATTGAGTTGATGGTTGATAATGGACTGCCTTTAGATAAGGATGAGGCATATGGTGTTTTAAAAACAATCATCCGTGAAAAAGGTTCTAACTATGGAAGGCATTTCAACGTATTGACTCAGGTGGTTTTAGGTCATGAAGACCCTATGCTTGTTGCTTTGGGTATGATTACATATCATAATGTGAAAATGGCACTTTTAAGACCTTTCGCTGAGACTATTGATACATTGATTTATCTTAAAAGTCAGGGCTACCGTTTAGCTGTCATATCCAACGGTATTACAATCAAACAGTGGGAAAAGCTTGTTAGATTGAATGTTTATTCATTTTTTGATGAGGTAATTACTTCAGAAGAGGTCGGAAAGAAAAAGCCCGACAGACTGATTTATGACGTTGCATTGAGAAAAATGAAAGGGGATCCTGAAAAGTCAGTGATGATTGGAAACAAATTCAGGGAAGATGCATTAGGTGCGGTCAATGCCGGAATGAGTGCTATCCTGGTTAATTCTGATGTTACTGAAGATGACAGGGAATACATTAAAAAAGAACAATTGGATATCACTGTCATAGAAAATATCGGTGATGTAAATACTATTTTATAA
- a CDS encoding exodeoxyribonuclease III, whose amino-acid sequence MSVKLVSWNVNGIRAVSKKDEFWDWFDNTDADIINFQEVRAAADDIPKKLADISEYETHFNEAEKKGYSGVGTYSKIKPVKVTRGLGIEELDSEGRVLKIEYEDFILYNIYFPNSGMNAKRLDFKVDFCNALLDELKTLKSEGKNLVITGDYNIAHHPIDVYNPKNCEGKSGYLPEERAWLDELEDAGFIDTFRMFDESEENFTWWSYRTRARERNAGWRLDYFYVNEEIKDNVKSATILNEIYGSDHCPVTLELDFNNEG is encoded by the coding sequence ATGTCAGTAAAGTTAGTTTCTTGGAATGTGAACGGTATCAGGGCAGTATCAAAAAAGGATGAATTTTGGGATTGGTTTGACAATACAGATGCAGACATTATCAATTTTCAGGAAGTAAGGGCTGCTGCAGATGATATTCCAAAGAAATTAGCTGACATAAGTGAATATGAAACACACTTCAATGAAGCAGAAAAGAAAGGATACAGTGGCGTCGGCACATATTCCAAGATAAAACCTGTCAAAGTCACCCGTGGACTTGGAATTGAAGAGCTTGACAGTGAAGGAAGGGTTTTAAAGATTGAATATGAAGATTTCATTTTATATAATATATATTTCCCAAACAGTGGAATGAATGCAAAGAGACTTGATTTTAAGGTTGATTTTTGCAATGCGCTGTTGGATGAGCTTAAGACTCTTAAAAGTGAGGGCAAAAATCTTGTAATCACTGGTGACTATAATATTGCACATCATCCGATTGATGTTTACAATCCTAAAAACTGTGAAGGAAAGTCCGGTTATCTTCCGGAAGAACGTGCATGGCTTGATGAGCTGGAGGATGCGGGTTTTATAGATACATTCCGCATGTTTGATGAGAGTGAGGAAAACTTTACCTGGTGGAGCTATCGTACACGTGCCCGTGAAAGGAATGCCGGTTGGAGACTTGATTACTTTTATGTTAATGAAGAGATTAAAGACAATGTAAAGTCAGCAACTATCTTAAATGAAATTTATGGTTCAGACCATTGTCCAGTTACTTTAGAACTTGATTTTAATAATGAGGGTTAA
- a CDS encoding phenylalanine--tRNA ligase subunit alpha: MSEDIKKTINELHIYEKKLLKELEANPKATPEEIAENTGMDIKSVMSAAGSLASKDIIDVDKEVEETYSLTEDGLKYADEGLPERRILDVLAEKKQIHMKDLSSETGVDKKEANIAIGWLRRKNWAQIDKGVVNITDFGKEFTSKVGVDEKVLDYLKTNADGVKLFTDDLKDGFKKLAGRKNILNVKKETSHSFNILPKGEDILNEGFTIQKQATQLTHQQLKDGEWKSLQYRPYDINAEAPVFFAGKKHPLRVIIDEIREIFLNMGFSEDKGSYVESAFWNFDSLFQPQDHAAREMQDTFYLKNPLTCDLPDDNLVKLTAETHENGGGTGSIGWQYDWNEDIARQSVLRTHTTGISTKHLFEHEPPIKMFSVGRVFRRETFDYKHLPEFHQVEGLVCDEKISFQNLLGTLKEFYKKLGFEVRFRPAYFPYTYLSTETEIYLEEKESWIELGGAGMFRPEVLKPLGITQPALAFGLGIERLAMIRYDVSDIRMLYKSDIKWLRELNLANGVKL; encoded by the coding sequence ATGAGTGAGGATATTAAAAAAACCATTAATGAATTACATATATACGAAAAGAAACTTTTAAAAGAGCTAGAGGCTAATCCTAAAGCTACTCCTGAAGAGATTGCAGAAAATACTGGCATGGACATAAAATCAGTCATGAGTGCTGCAGGATCTCTTGCATCCAAAGACATTATTGATGTTGACAAGGAAGTTGAAGAGACATATTCCCTAACCGAAGACGGTCTCAAATATGCTGATGAAGGCCTTCCTGAAAGAAGAATATTGGATGTTCTTGCCGAGAAAAAACAGATTCATATGAAGGATTTATCCAGTGAAACAGGTGTTGACAAAAAAGAGGCAAATATTGCTATCGGATGGCTTCGCCGTAAAAACTGGGCTCAAATCGATAAAGGTGTTGTAAACATCACGGATTTCGGTAAGGAATTCACATCCAAAGTTGGCGTTGATGAAAAGGTTTTGGATTATCTCAAGACCAATGCGGATGGAGTTAAACTTTTCACTGATGACTTGAAAGATGGTTTTAAAAAGCTTGCAGGTAGAAAAAATATTTTAAATGTAAAAAAAGAAACCTCACATTCTTTTAATATTTTACCTAAAGGTGAAGATATCTTAAATGAAGGATTCACAATTCAAAAGCAGGCTACTCAGTTAACACACCAACAGCTAAAAGATGGTGAATGGAAAAGCTTACAATATCGTCCATATGACATTAATGCAGAAGCTCCAGTATTTTTCGCTGGCAAAAAGCATCCTTTAAGGGTAATTATTGATGAAATTCGTGAAATCTTTTTGAACATGGGATTTTCAGAAGACAAGGGAAGCTATGTCGAATCCGCATTCTGGAACTTTGACTCTCTTTTCCAGCCTCAGGATCATGCCGCCCGTGAAATGCAGGACACATTCTATCTTAAAAATCCTCTAACCTGTGACTTGCCTGATGACAATCTGGTTAAGTTAACAGCGGAAACCCATGAAAATGGTGGAGGAACAGGTTCCATCGGCTGGCAATATGACTGGAATGAAGATATTGCACGCCAAAGCGTTTTAAGAACACACACTACAGGAATTTCTACAAAACACCTTTTTGAACATGAGCCTCCAATTAAGATGTTTTCTGTCGGCCGTGTATTCAGAAGGGAAACATTCGATTACAAGCACTTGCCTGAATTCCATCAGGTTGAAGGACTTGTATGTGATGAAAAAATCAGTTTTCAAAATCTTTTAGGTACATTAAAAGAGTTCTATAAAAAATTAGGATTTGAAGTAAGGTTCAGGCCTGCTTATTTCCCATACACTTACCTTTCCACCGAAACCGAAATCTATCTCGAGGAAAAGGAAAGCTGGATTGAGCTTGGCGGAGCTGGAATGTTCAGGCCGGAAGTATTGAAACCTTTAGGAATTACACAGCCTGCATTGGCATTCGGTTTAGGTATTGAAAGATTGGCAATGATTAGATATGATGTATCTGATATCCGTATGCTTTACAAAAGTGATATCAAATGGCTACGTGAATTGAATCTTGCAAATGGAGTGAAATTATAA